In Streptomyces sp. Li-HN-5-11, the sequence GTACGCGTCCTCGTCGGCTGCGCACCACTCCCACCATGCGGCGCATGGTCGCCGAGACCCGGCTGCACCCGGCGGACCTGATCCTGCCCGCGTTCGTGCGGGAGGGTGTGAGCGAGCCCGTGCCCATCGCGGCCATGCCGGGTGTGGTGCAGCACACGCGGGACAGCCTGAAGAAGGCGGCCGCGGAGGCGGTGGCGGCCGGAATCTCCGGGATCATGCTCTTCGGGGTGCCGGAGGAGTCGAAGAAGGACGCCCTCGGGACGCCGGGCACCGACCCGGACGGGATCCTGCAGGTTGCCATCCGGGACGTGCGGGCCGAGGTCGGCGACGACCTGCTCGTCATGTCCGACCTGTGCCTCGACGAGACCACCGACCACGGGCACTGTGGAGTGCTGGACGCCGAGGGCCGCGTCGACAACGACGCCACGCTCGAACGGTACGCCGAGATGGCGCAGGTCCAGGCCGACGCGGGGGCGCACGTGGTCGGGCCCAGCGGGATGATGGACGGCCAGATCGGCGTCGTCCGGGACGCGCTCGACCAGATCGGGCGGGAGGACGTCGCGATCCTCGCCTACACCGC encodes:
- the hemB gene encoding porphobilinogen synthase, with protein sequence MTKYGSFPGTRPRRLRTTPTMRRMVAETRLHPADLILPAFVREGVSEPVPIAAMPGVVQHTRDSLKKAAAEAVAAGISGIMLFGVPEESKKDALGTPGTDPDGILQVAIRDVRAEVGDDLLVMSDLCLDETTDHGHCGVLDAEGRVDNDATLERYAEMAQVQADAGAHVVGPSGMMDGQIGVVRDALDQIGREDVAILAYTAKYSSAFYGPFREAVASSLKGDRKTYQQDPANWRESLRELALDLEEGADMVMVKPAGPYLDILARVADAVDVPVAAYQISGEYSMIEAAAEKGWVDRDRAILETLTGIKRAGARTILTYWATEAAQKLR